From the genome of Apodemus sylvaticus chromosome 3, mApoSyl1.1, whole genome shotgun sequence, one region includes:
- the Trit1 gene encoding tRNA dimethylallyltransferase isoform X3: MCRHHMISFVDPLVTSYTVVDFRNKATALIEDIFARDKIPIVVGGTNYYIESLLWKVLITTKPPETGTGKAVDRKVELEKEDGHELHKRLSQVDPEMAAKLHPHDKRKVARSLQVFEETGISHSEFLHRQHAEEGGGPLGGPLKFPNPCILWLHADQAVLDERLDKRVDDMLAAGLLEELRDFHRRYNLKNISENSQDYQHGIFQSIGFKEFHEYLTTEGKCTPETSNQLLKKGVEALKQVTKRYARKQNRWVKNRFLSRPGPSVPPIYGLEVSDVSKWEESVLEPALDIVQSFIQGHKPTATPVKMPYNETENKRSYHMCDLCDRIIIGDREWAAHIKSKSHLHQLKKRRKLDLDGVSAIGSQSNSPAYDPECREGESSGPQDGELKASV, from the exons ATTGAAGATATTTTTGCTCGAGACAAAATTCCCATTGTGGTGGGAGGAACCAATTATTACATTGAGTCTCTCCTCTGGAAAGTTCTTATTACTACCAAG CCCCCAGAGACGGGCACCGGGAAAGCGGTTGATCGGAAAGTAGAGCTTGAAAAGGAAGATGGCCATGAACTCCATAAACGGCTAAGCCAGGTGGACCCAGAAATGGCCGCCAAGCTACACCCACATGACAAACGCAAAGTGGCCAG GAGCTTGCAAGTGTTTGAAGAAACAGGAATCTCTCACAGTGAATTCCTTCATCGGCAGCACGCAGAGGAAGGCGGTGGTCCTCTCGGAGGCCCTCTCAAGTTCCCTAACCCGTGCATCCTCTGGCTTCACGCTGACCAGGCAG TTCTAGATGAGCGCTTGGATAAGAGAGTGGATGACATGCTTGCTGCCGGCCTCTTGGAAGAGCTGAGAGACTTTCACAGACGCTATAATCTTAAGAACATTTCAGAAAATAG CCAGGACTATCAACATGGTATCTTCCAGTCAATTGGCTTCAAGGAATTTCACGAGTACCTGACAACTGAGGGGAAATGCACACCAGAGACTAGTAACCAGCTTCTAAAGAAAG GTGTTGAGGCTCTGAAACAAGTCACTAAGAGATATGCCCGCAAACAGAACCGATGGGTTAAAAACCGCTTTTTGAGCA GACCTGGTCCCAGTGTCCCCCCGATATATGGCTTAGAAGTATCTGATGTTTCCAAGTGGGAGGAGTCTGTTCTCGAACCTGCTCTCGATATAGTACAAAGTTTCATCCAG GGTCACAAACCCACAGCCACTCCAGTGAAGATGCCATACAATGAAACTGAGAACAAGAGAAGTTACCACATGTGTGACCTTTGTGACCGGATCATCATTGGGGACCGGGAATGGGCAG CACATATAAAATCCAAATCTCACTTGCATCaattgaagaaaagaagaaagttggACTTAGACGGTGTCAGTGCCATAGGAAGCCAAAGTAATTCCCCAGCCTATGACCCGGAGTGCAGAGAGGGGGAGTCCTCGGGGCCGCAAGATGGAGAGCTGAAGGCCAGTGTTTGA